One genomic region from Streptomyces sp. NBC_00582 encodes:
- a CDS encoding ABC transporter ATP-binding protein, translating to MTTLHIDHVSRWFGNVVAVNDITMTIGPGVTGLLGPNGAGKSTLINMMGGFLAPSTGTVTLDGQQVWRNEDIYRHIGIVPEREAMYDFLTGREFVVANAELHGLGDKAAQRALATVEMEYAQDRRIATYSKGMRQRVKMASALVHDPSLLLLDEPFNGMDPRQRMQLMDLLRRMGDEGRTVLFSSHILEEVEQLAWHIEVVVAGRHAASGDFRKIRRLMTDRPHRYLVRSSDDRALAAALIADPSTSGIEVDLAEGALRVQAVDFGRFTTLLPKVARDHGIRLLTVSPSDESLESVFSYLVAA from the coding sequence GTGACCACGCTCCACATCGACCATGTCTCCCGCTGGTTCGGCAACGTGGTCGCCGTCAACGACATCACCATGACCATCGGCCCCGGAGTCACCGGTCTGCTCGGTCCCAACGGCGCCGGAAAGTCCACCCTCATCAACATGATGGGCGGCTTCCTCGCCCCCTCCACCGGCACCGTCACCCTCGACGGACAGCAGGTCTGGCGCAACGAGGACATCTACCGGCACATCGGCATCGTCCCCGAGCGCGAGGCGATGTACGACTTCCTCACCGGCCGCGAGTTCGTCGTCGCCAACGCCGAACTGCACGGCCTCGGCGACAAGGCCGCCCAACGGGCCCTGGCCACCGTCGAGATGGAGTACGCGCAGGACCGCAGGATCGCGACCTACTCCAAGGGCATGCGGCAGCGCGTGAAGATGGCGAGCGCCCTCGTCCACGACCCCTCGCTGCTCCTGCTCGACGAGCCCTTCAACGGCATGGACCCCCGCCAGCGCATGCAGCTCATGGACCTGCTGCGGCGCATGGGCGACGAGGGCCGCACGGTGCTGTTCTCCTCGCACATCCTCGAAGAGGTCGAACAGCTCGCCTGGCACATCGAGGTCGTCGTCGCCGGACGGCACGCGGCCAGCGGTGACTTCCGCAAGATCCGCCGCCTGATGACCGACCGCCCGCACCGCTATCTGGTGCGCTCCAGCGACGACCGCGCCCTCGCGGCCGCGCTGATCGCCGACCCGTCGACCTCCGGTATCGAGGTGGACCTGGCGGAGGGCGCGCTGCGCGTCCAGGCCGTCGACTTCGGCCGCTTCACGACCCTGCTGCCGAAGGTCGCCAGGGACCACGGCATCCGGCTGCTGACGGTCTCGCCGTCCGACGAGTCCCTTGAGTCCGTGTTCTCGTACCTGGTCGCGGCGTAG
- a CDS encoding HAD family hydrolase: MSTASFSGGFPYRLIATDLDGTLLRSDESVSRRTRDALAAATAAGAAHIVVTGRGVPWTRHILDDLGYEGLAVCGQGAQVYDAGAHRLLTSVTLDRQLAGVALAKIESEVGPLYLAASRDGLDGDVLVGPGYSVTGKLPSTPFTDASDLWVAPLSKIYIQHPTLTDDELADAARRAAGGFVTVAMAGAGIVELLPLGLSKATGLSLAARRLGVKAAETIAFGDMPNDIPLFAWASRGVAMANAHEELKAVADEVTSSHDEDGVAVVLERLLG, encoded by the coding sequence GTGAGCACCGCGTCCTTCTCCGGGGGGTTCCCCTACCGGTTGATCGCGACCGACCTCGACGGAACGCTCCTGCGCTCCGACGAGTCCGTCTCACGACGCACCCGTGACGCGCTCGCCGCCGCCACCGCGGCGGGCGCGGCGCACATCGTCGTCACCGGGCGCGGGGTCCCCTGGACCCGGCACATCCTCGACGACCTCGGCTACGAGGGCCTCGCGGTCTGCGGCCAGGGCGCACAGGTGTACGACGCCGGTGCGCACCGCCTGCTGACCTCCGTGACCCTGGACCGGCAGCTCGCCGGAGTGGCCCTCGCGAAGATCGAGTCGGAGGTCGGCCCGCTGTATCTGGCGGCGAGCCGGGACGGGCTGGACGGCGATGTGCTGGTCGGGCCCGGCTACTCGGTCACCGGCAAACTGCCCTCGACCCCGTTCACGGACGCGTCCGATCTGTGGGTCGCCCCGCTCAGCAAGATCTACATCCAGCATCCGACGCTCACGGACGACGAGCTGGCGGATGCCGCCCGCCGGGCCGCGGGCGGCTTCGTGACCGTGGCGATGGCCGGTGCGGGCATCGTGGAGCTGCTGCCCCTGGGGCTGTCCAAGGCGACGGGGCTCTCCCTGGCGGCCCGCCGACTGGGCGTGAAGGCCGCCGAGACCATCGCCTTCGGCGACATGCCCAACGACATTCCCCTGTTCGCCTGGGCCTCGCGGGGGGTGGCCATGGCCAACGCCCATGAGGAGCTGAAGGCCGTCGCCGACGAGGTGACGTCCTCCCACGACGAGGACGGCGTCGCGGTGGTGCTGGAGCGTCTGCTGGGCTGA
- a CDS encoding copper resistance CopC/CopD family protein — protein MRQTIAPRVRMIVLLFLAVTGALLAGAGPASAHAALTGSDPAQGVVVDKAPTQVTLTFSETVSMNDDSLHVLDPKGAEVDEGKPSNVSGTSYAVQLHSGLPDGTYTVTYQVVSADSHPVAGAYTFSIGSPSKTSVSVSDTAAGGGVVGGLYGFGRYMSYAGFIVMVGGAAFVLACWQRGTGVRALQRLVVSGWLVMTAATLFLLLLRGSYTGSGKVGDVFDLELLGQVLQTKTGAALVSRLLLLAAAALFIAVLFGAYDKREDEEKRDLTFGLAVGGTVVAAGLAASWAMAEHASTGLQPGIAMPVDILHLLAVAAWLGGLSALLVALYRAPADRPVEAGAVRRFSQVAFGSVIALVATGVYQSWRQLGSWSAFTDTRYGQLLLVKICLVAVLVGIAWISRRWTARLGDTAVVGEGIEKELPAKDPVTAPAGAKGSEAATGSKGAGDVEDSGDSRRAAQLARQRAAVDTAREKRLRNGDPNRFRLRRSVLAETGVALVLLAVTTALTSTEPGRTEQEAAKATSSASSAASSDSTSGALTLDMSFDTGGADGKGVVSVDLNPARAGANEMHVYVTRPNGRGFDVPEVKVAFTLEAKSIGPLPVVPDHITTGHWAANGVQIPMAGEWKVSVTVRTSDIDQVTVSKNAQIG, from the coding sequence GTGAGGCAGACCATCGCCCCCCGCGTCCGGATGATCGTGCTGCTGTTCCTGGCGGTCACCGGCGCGCTTCTCGCCGGCGCCGGACCGGCCTCCGCGCACGCCGCGCTGACGGGCAGCGACCCCGCGCAGGGGGTGGTGGTCGACAAGGCACCCACCCAGGTGACGCTGACCTTCTCCGAGACCGTCTCCATGAACGACGACTCGCTGCACGTCCTCGACCCCAAGGGCGCCGAGGTCGACGAGGGCAAGCCGTCCAACGTCAGCGGCACCTCGTACGCCGTGCAGCTCCACTCGGGGCTGCCGGACGGCACGTACACCGTGACGTACCAGGTGGTGTCCGCCGACAGCCATCCCGTCGCCGGCGCCTACACCTTCTCCATCGGCTCCCCCTCGAAGACCAGCGTCTCGGTCTCCGACACCGCGGCCGGCGGCGGGGTCGTCGGCGGGCTCTACGGGTTCGGCCGGTACATGTCGTACGCCGGGTTCATCGTGATGGTCGGCGGGGCCGCCTTCGTGCTGGCCTGCTGGCAGCGCGGCACCGGGGTACGGGCCCTGCAGCGGCTGGTGGTCTCCGGCTGGCTCGTGATGACCGCGGCCACGCTGTTCCTGCTGCTCCTGCGCGGCTCCTACACCGGCTCCGGGAAGGTCGGCGACGTCTTCGACCTGGAGCTGCTCGGACAGGTCCTGCAGACCAAGACGGGTGCGGCCCTCGTCTCCCGGCTGCTGCTGCTCGCCGCTGCCGCGCTGTTCATCGCCGTCCTGTTCGGCGCGTACGACAAGCGGGAGGACGAGGAGAAGCGGGACCTCACCTTCGGGCTGGCGGTCGGCGGCACGGTGGTGGCCGCCGGGCTCGCCGCGAGCTGGGCCATGGCCGAGCACGCCTCGACCGGGCTGCAGCCGGGCATCGCGATGCCCGTCGACATCCTGCACCTGCTGGCGGTCGCCGCCTGGCTGGGCGGACTCTCCGCGCTGCTCGTCGCCCTCTACCGGGCGCCCGCGGACCGGCCCGTCGAGGCCGGCGCGGTCCGCCGCTTCTCCCAGGTCGCCTTCGGCAGTGTCATCGCCCTGGTCGCGACCGGCGTCTATCAGTCCTGGCGGCAGCTCGGCTCCTGGTCGGCCTTCACGGACACCCGCTACGGCCAACTGCTCCTGGTGAAGATCTGCCTGGTGGCGGTGCTCGTCGGCATCGCCTGGATCTCCCGGCGGTGGACGGCACGGCTGGGGGACACGGCGGTCGTCGGTGAGGGAATCGAGAAGGAGCTGCCCGCGAAGGACCCCGTGACCGCGCCGGCGGGAGCCAAGGGCTCGGAGGCGGCCACGGGCTCCAAGGGGGCCGGTGACGTGGAGGACTCCGGTGACTCCCGGCGTGCCGCGCAGCTCGCCCGGCAGCGCGCCGCCGTGGACACCGCGCGGGAGAAGCGGCTGCGGAACGGCGACCCGAACCGCTTCAGGCTGCGCCGCTCGGTCCTCGCCGAGACCGGTGTCGCCCTCGTGCTCCTCGCCGTCACCACCGCGCTGACCTCGACCGAACCCGGCCGTACGGAGCAGGAGGCCGCCAAGGCCACCTCGTCCGCCTCCTCGGCCGCCTCGTCGGACTCCACCTCGGGTGCCCTGACGCTGGACATGTCCTTCGACACCGGGGGCGCCGACGGCAAGGGCGTCGTCAGCGTGGATCTCAACCCCGCCCGGGCGGGCGCCAACGAGATGCACGTCTATGTGACCAGGCCCAACGGCCGCGGCTTCGACGTCCCCGAGGTGAAGGTCGCCTTCACCCTCGAAGCGAAGAGCATCGGGCCGCTGCCCGTCGTCCCCGACCACATCACCACCGGCCACTGGGCGGCGAACGGGGTGCAGATCCCGATGGCCGGCGAATGGAAGGTCTCCGTCACCGTGCGGACCTCCGACATCGACCAGGTGACCGTCTCCAAGAACGCGCAGATCGGCTGA
- a CDS encoding SCO family protein, translated as MRKKTFAAAALLAAATLTLSACGSGDSADTSVAAVSEENGKQQAATVLDQPFTKPDLVLTDTQGKAYDLREETDGHPTLIYFGYTNCPDVCPLTMSNIAVAKKQLSRADQDELRVVFVTTDPDRDTPAALGKWLKGIDPQVVGLTGKFATIQAAARTVGISVEPPHKDKNGKMVSTHGTQVIAFSPKTNGGYLLYGEDATVDDYTKDLPKIMKGQNP; from the coding sequence ATGCGCAAGAAGACGTTCGCCGCAGCCGCGCTGCTCGCCGCCGCCACTCTCACCCTGTCCGCCTGCGGCAGCGGGGACAGCGCCGACACCTCCGTCGCCGCCGTCTCCGAGGAGAACGGCAAGCAGCAGGCCGCGACCGTGCTGGACCAGCCCTTCACCAAGCCGGACCTGGTCCTCACCGACACCCAGGGCAAGGCCTACGACCTCCGCGAGGAGACCGACGGCCACCCCACGCTGATCTACTTCGGCTACACCAACTGCCCGGACGTCTGTCCGCTGACGATGAGCAACATCGCCGTCGCCAAGAAGCAGCTCTCCCGGGCCGACCAGGACGAGCTGCGCGTGGTGTTCGTCACCACCGACCCGGACCGGGACACCCCGGCCGCGCTCGGCAAGTGGCTCAAGGGCATCGACCCGCAGGTCGTGGGCCTCACCGGCAAGTTCGCCACCATCCAGGCCGCCGCCCGGACCGTCGGGATCTCCGTCGAGCCGCCGCACAAGGACAAGAACGGCAAGATGGTCTCCACCCACGGCACCCAGGTCATCGCCTTCTCGCCGAAGACGAACGGCGGCTATCTGCTGTACGGCGAGGACGCCACGGTCGACGACTACACCAAGGACCTGCCCAAGATCATGAAGGGGCAGAACCCGTGA
- a CDS encoding YcnI family copper-binding membrane protein, which translates to MQASRIAAAAAVAGSAVLVLSSPAFAHVSVQPDGTAAKGGYALVNFRVPNERDDASTTKLEVSFPTDHPLASVMPEKIAGWKATVTRTKLAKPLEVHGQKINEAVSKVTWTADGKGIEPGYIQRFPVSMGALPEDTDELVFKAVQTYSGGEVVRWIEVQEDGAEEPENPAPVLALSAASEDDHHGGATAEDASDESEDAKAASATTEAADDSSGGSDTTARVLGVVGIVVGAAGVAYGVLAGRRRTTSDA; encoded by the coding sequence ATGCAGGCCTCTCGTATCGCCGCCGCCGCTGCCGTCGCCGGTTCCGCCGTCCTCGTGCTGTCCTCGCCCGCGTTCGCCCACGTCAGCGTGCAGCCGGACGGCACGGCCGCCAAGGGCGGCTACGCCCTGGTCAACTTCCGCGTCCCCAACGAGCGGGACGACGCCTCGACCACCAAGCTCGAGGTCAGCTTCCCGACCGACCACCCGCTGGCCTCCGTGATGCCGGAGAAGATCGCCGGCTGGAAGGCCACGGTCACCAGGACCAAGCTCGCCAAGCCGCTCGAGGTGCACGGCCAGAAGATCAACGAGGCGGTCTCCAAGGTCACCTGGACCGCCGACGGCAAGGGCATCGAACCCGGCTACATCCAGCGGTTCCCGGTCTCCATGGGCGCCCTGCCCGAGGACACGGACGAACTGGTCTTCAAGGCCGTCCAGACCTACTCGGGCGGCGAGGTCGTGCGCTGGATCGAGGTCCAGGAGGACGGCGCCGAGGAGCCGGAGAACCCGGCGCCCGTGCTCGCCCTGTCCGCCGCCTCCGAGGACGACCATCACGGCGGCGCGACCGCCGAGGACGCCTCCGACGAGTCCGAGGACGCCAAGGCCGCCTCCGCCACCACCGAGGCCGCCGACGACTCCTCCGGCGGGAGCGACACCACCGCCCGTGTGCTCGGCGTGGTCGGCATCGTCGTCGGCGCCGCCGGAGTGGCGTACGGCGTGCTCGCCGGCCGCCGCCGTACGACGTCCGACGCCTGA
- a CDS encoding ATP-binding protein yields the protein MSIWWSLHLRREAASVPLARRLLLGTMETAGVDPDVSYDLSVALSEACANAVEHGGEYARGGPSEAYRVTAYLDGEKCRIEVADSGPGFTGERPAPAPVRMSADAEQGRGLFLIQELADHVHIGNTPGRGGAVVSFDKILKWRKDAPLMAV from the coding sequence ATGAGCATCTGGTGGTCACTCCATCTGCGGCGCGAAGCCGCGAGTGTTCCGCTCGCCCGCCGTCTGCTGCTCGGCACGATGGAGACGGCCGGGGTCGATCCCGACGTGAGCTACGACCTCTCGGTCGCGCTGAGCGAGGCCTGTGCGAACGCCGTCGAGCACGGCGGCGAGTACGCGCGCGGCGGCCCTTCGGAGGCCTACCGCGTCACCGCGTACCTCGACGGCGAGAAGTGCCGGATCGAGGTCGCCGACTCAGGCCCCGGCTTCACCGGCGAGCGCCCCGCGCCCGCGCCGGTCCGCATGAGCGCGGACGCCGAACAGGGCAGAGGCCTCTTCCTCATCCAAGAGCTCGCCGACCACGTCCACATCGGCAACACGCCGGGACGCGGCGGGGCGGTGGTCAGCTTCGACAAGATCCTCAAGTGGCGCAAGGACGCCCCGTTGATGGCCGTATGA
- the efeB gene encoding iron uptake transporter deferrochelatase/peroxidase subunit, producing MPDQSTTEVQEPEVTSSQEGAARLTRRRLLGTAGATGLVLGTAGATAGYAAAPSAATPLSSIGAGHVPFHVKHQPGITQGLQARGHLVAFDLAAGAGRKEAAALLRRWSETARRLMAGEAAPHDDTDIARDAGPSSLTITFGFGNSFFARTGLEKQRPVALDPLPDFSSDHLDKARSNGDLWVQIGADDALVAFHALRAVQKDAGSAAKVRWQMNGFNRTPGATAHPMTARNLMGQMDGTRNPKPTESDFDTRVFVPAKSAKDPAWMANGSYAVVRRIRMLLDDWEKLSLTAQEQVIGRRKSNGAPLTGGDETTAMDLEKTDAKGDLVVPLNAHARITRPDQNGGAAMLRRPFSYHDGIDADGTPDAGLLFVCWQADPLRGFVTVQRKLDRGDALSKYIRHESSGLFAVPGGAAEGEYVGQALLEG from the coding sequence ATGCCTGACCAGTCCACCACCGAAGTCCAGGAGCCGGAGGTCACCTCCTCGCAGGAGGGGGCCGCCCGGCTGACCCGACGCCGACTGCTCGGCACCGCAGGGGCCACCGGGCTGGTGCTCGGTACGGCGGGGGCCACCGCCGGCTACGCGGCAGCGCCGTCCGCGGCGACCCCGCTGTCCTCGATCGGCGCCGGGCATGTCCCGTTTCACGTGAAACATCAGCCCGGCATCACTCAGGGCCTCCAGGCGCGCGGGCATCTGGTGGCCTTCGACCTGGCGGCCGGTGCGGGCCGCAAGGAGGCCGCCGCGCTGCTGCGCCGCTGGTCGGAGACGGCCCGCCGGCTGATGGCGGGCGAGGCGGCCCCGCACGACGACACGGACATCGCCCGGGACGCGGGGCCGTCCTCGCTGACGATCACCTTCGGCTTCGGCAACAGCTTCTTCGCCCGCACCGGTCTGGAGAAACAGCGCCCGGTCGCCCTGGACCCGCTGCCCGACTTCTCCTCCGACCACCTCGACAAGGCCCGCAGCAACGGGGATCTGTGGGTGCAGATCGGTGCGGACGACGCCCTGGTGGCCTTCCACGCCCTGCGCGCGGTCCAGAAGGACGCGGGCAGCGCGGCGAAGGTCCGCTGGCAGATGAACGGCTTCAACCGCACGCCGGGCGCCACCGCGCATCCCATGACGGCCCGGAACCTGATGGGCCAGATGGACGGCACCCGCAATCCCAAGCCGACCGAGTCCGACTTCGACACCCGCGTCTTCGTCCCGGCGAAGAGCGCCAAGGACCCCGCCTGGATGGCGAACGGCTCCTACGCCGTCGTACGCCGTATCCGCATGCTGCTCGACGACTGGGAGAAGCTCTCGCTGACGGCGCAGGAGCAGGTGATCGGGCGGCGCAAGTCCAACGGGGCGCCGCTGACGGGGGGCGACGAGACCACCGCGATGGACCTGGAGAAGACCGACGCGAAGGGCGATCTGGTCGTCCCGCTGAACGCGCACGCCCGGATCACCCGGCCCGACCAGAACGGCGGGGCGGCCATGCTGCGGCGGCCCTTCTCGTACCACGACGGCATCGACGCGGACGGCACTCCCGACGCGGGTCTGCTGTTCGTCTGCTGGCAGGCGGACCCGCTGCGCGGTTTCGTCACCGTCCAGCGGAAGCTGGACCGCGGGGACGCGCTGTCGAAGTACATCCGCCATGAGTCCAGCGGCCTCTTCGCGGTGCCGGGCGGTGCGGCGGAGGGGGAGTACGTGGGACAGGCCCTGCTGGAAGGGTGA
- the pheA gene encoding prephenate dehydratase: protein MPASYAYLGPEGTFTEVALRTLPETATRQLVPYVSVQSALDAVRGGEAEAAFVPIENSVEGGITTTLDELVAGEPLMIYREVLLSITFALLVRPGTSLSDIKTVSAHPAAQPQVRNWLRANLPDAVWESAASNADAARLVQEGRYDAAFAGEFAAARYGLVALETGIHDAENAQTRFVLVGRPARPAAPTGADKTSVVLWQRDDHPGGLRDLLGEFATRGVNLMVLQSRPTGAGIGNYCFCIDAEGHITDRRVADALMGLKRICRDVRFLGSYPRADVTVADVPAPLTGTSDGEFVAAADWVARCQDGRF, encoded by the coding sequence ATGCCAGCGAGCTATGCGTATCTCGGCCCCGAGGGCACCTTCACGGAGGTCGCCCTGCGTACGCTTCCGGAGACCGCCACCCGGCAGCTTGTCCCGTACGTGTCCGTGCAGTCCGCGCTCGACGCGGTGCGCGGCGGTGAGGCCGAGGCCGCGTTCGTGCCGATCGAGAACTCGGTCGAGGGCGGCATCACCACCACCCTGGACGAGCTGGTCGCGGGCGAGCCGCTGATGATCTACCGCGAGGTGCTGCTGTCGATCACCTTCGCGCTGCTGGTCCGGCCGGGCACCTCACTGTCGGACATCAAGACGGTCTCCGCGCATCCGGCCGCCCAGCCGCAGGTGCGCAACTGGCTGCGGGCGAACCTCCCCGACGCCGTCTGGGAGTCCGCCGCCTCGAACGCGGACGCCGCACGGCTGGTCCAGGAGGGCCGTTACGACGCGGCGTTCGCGGGCGAGTTCGCGGCCGCCCGTTATGGCCTGGTGGCCCTGGAGACCGGGATCCACGACGCCGAGAACGCCCAGACCCGGTTCGTGCTCGTCGGCCGGCCCGCCCGGCCCGCGGCGCCGACGGGCGCGGACAAGACGTCGGTCGTGCTGTGGCAGCGCGACGACCACCCCGGCGGGCTGCGCGATCTGCTGGGCGAGTTCGCCACCCGTGGCGTCAACCTCATGGTGCTGCAGTCCCGGCCGACGGGCGCGGGCATCGGCAACTACTGCTTCTGCATCGACGCGGAGGGGCACATCACCGACCGCCGGGTGGCGGACGCGCTGATGGGGCTGAAGCGGATCTGCCGCGATGTGCGCTTCCTCGGTTCGTACCCGCGGGCGGACGTGACCGTGGCGGACGTACCGGCTCCGCTGACGGGCACCTCGGACGGGGAGTTCGTGGCGGCGGCGGACTGGGTGGCGCGCTGCCAGGACGGCCGCTTCTAG
- the serS gene encoding serine--tRNA ligase: MIDLRLLREDPDRVRASQRARGEDVALVDALLSADERRRSSGVRFDELRNEQKSLGKLIPKASPEEKAELLKRAEQLKTDVKAADADRDAADAETQELLLRLGNLVHPGVPVGGEEDFVTLETHGTIRDFDAEGFEPKDHLELGQILGAIDVERGAKVSGSRFYFLTGVGALLELALVNAAIAQATAAGFTPMLTPALVRPQSMAGTGFLGQAAQDVYHLDKDDLYLVGTSEVPLAAYHMDEIIDAERLPLRYAGFSPCFRREAGSHGKDTKGIFRVHQFDKVEMFSYVSPEDSQAEHQRLLEWEKQWLTSLELPFRVIDVATGDLGASAARKFDCEAWIPTQGKYRELTSTSDCTEFQSRRLSIRVREGKQVRPLATLNGTLCAVPRTIVAILENHQQADGSVRVPEVLRPYLGGREVLEPTAK; this comes from the coding sequence GTGATTGACCTTCGCCTGCTCCGTGAGGACCCCGACCGTGTGCGCGCGTCCCAGCGCGCCCGTGGAGAGGACGTCGCGCTCGTCGACGCTCTCCTGTCCGCCGACGAGCGGCGCAGGTCGTCCGGCGTCCGCTTCGACGAACTGCGCAACGAGCAGAAGTCGCTCGGCAAGCTGATCCCCAAGGCCTCCCCCGAGGAGAAGGCCGAGCTGCTGAAGCGCGCCGAGCAGCTCAAGACCGACGTCAAGGCGGCCGACGCCGACCGGGACGCGGCGGACGCCGAGACCCAGGAACTGCTGCTCAGGCTCGGCAACCTCGTCCACCCCGGCGTGCCCGTCGGCGGCGAGGAGGACTTCGTCACCCTCGAGACGCACGGCACGATCCGCGACTTCGACGCCGAGGGCTTCGAGCCCAAGGACCACCTGGAGCTCGGCCAGATCCTCGGCGCGATCGACGTCGAGCGCGGCGCGAAGGTCTCCGGCTCCCGCTTCTACTTCCTGACCGGCGTCGGCGCCCTGCTGGAGCTGGCCCTGGTCAACGCGGCGATCGCCCAGGCCACGGCGGCCGGCTTCACCCCGATGCTCACCCCGGCCCTGGTCCGCCCCCAGTCGATGGCGGGCACCGGCTTCCTCGGCCAGGCGGCCCAGGACGTCTACCACCTCGACAAGGACGACCTCTACCTGGTCGGGACCTCCGAGGTGCCGCTCGCCGCGTACCACATGGACGAGATCATCGACGCCGAGCGCCTCCCGCTGCGCTACGCCGGTTTCTCGCCCTGCTTCCGCCGCGAGGCCGGTTCGCACGGCAAGGACACCAAGGGCATCTTCCGGGTCCACCAGTTCGACAAGGTCGAGATGTTCTCCTACGTCTCCCCCGAGGACTCGCAGGCCGAGCACCAGCGTCTGCTGGAGTGGGAGAAGCAGTGGCTGACCTCGCTGGAGCTGCCGTTCCGGGTGATCGACGTCGCCACGGGTGACCTCGGTGCCTCGGCGGCCCGCAAGTTCGACTGCGAGGCCTGGATCCCGACCCAGGGCAAGTACCGCGAGCTGACCTCGACCTCGGACTGCACCGAGTTCCAGTCCCGCCGGCTGTCGATCCGCGTCCGCGAGGGCAAGCAGGTCCGTCCGCTGGCCACGCTGAACGGCACCCTGTGCGCCGTCCCGCGCACGATCGTCGCGATCCTGGAGAACCACCAGCAGGCCGACGGTTCGGTGCGGGTGCCCGAGGTGCTGCGCCCCTACCTCGGCGGCCGAGAGGTCCTGGAGCCGACCGCCAAGTGA
- a CDS encoding SGM_3592 family protein: MADQTSQRGGREESGDEAWDDLVLDEDFVRAAETSEPSARARMLAARWRAQEPEPQPWRSDEPPAGWFFSKARRRRWRRR; this comes from the coding sequence ATGGCAGACCAGACGTCACAGCGCGGCGGGCGCGAGGAATCGGGCGACGAGGCCTGGGACGACCTCGTCCTGGACGAGGACTTCGTCCGGGCCGCCGAGACGTCCGAGCCGTCCGCGCGGGCCCGGATGCTCGCCGCACGCTGGCGGGCCCAGGAGCCCGAGCCGCAGCCGTGGCGCTCCGACGAGCCGCCCGCCGGCTGGTTCTTCAGCAAGGCCCGGCGCCGCAGGTGGCGCCGCCGGTAG
- a CDS encoding copper chaperone PCu(A)C, protein MRYRAAATSAVIAGAFLLAGCGSDGKADLSVDAAYIPQPVSDTMAAGFLTVVNKGDAKDELTSVTSAVAGSVTLHETVGSSMEEVTSLEVPAHGQLVFKSGGNHLMFEKLKRKPVQGETVDVELHFAESGPLKVEIPVESAVYSPKTGH, encoded by the coding sequence GTGAGGTACCGCGCGGCGGCCACCTCCGCGGTGATCGCCGGAGCGTTCCTGCTCGCGGGCTGCGGCTCCGACGGCAAGGCCGATCTGTCCGTGGACGCCGCCTACATACCGCAGCCCGTCTCGGACACGATGGCCGCCGGTTTCCTGACCGTCGTCAACAAGGGTGACGCGAAGGACGAACTGACCTCCGTCACGAGTGCCGTCGCGGGCAGCGTCACCCTCCACGAGACCGTCGGGTCCTCGATGGAGGAGGTCACCTCGCTGGAGGTGCCCGCGCACGGTCAACTCGTGTTCAAGAGCGGCGGGAACCATCTGATGTTCGAGAAGCTGAAGCGCAAGCCGGTGCAGGGCGAGACGGTCGACGTCGAACTGCACTTCGCCGAGTCCGGCCCGCTGAAGGTCGAGATCCCGGTGGAGTCGGCCGTGTACAGCCCCAAGACCGGACACTGA
- a CDS encoding ABC transporter permease subunit — translation MYDPTVARLTYRALLGRRRALILGALPLLLIAISVVVRALTGADDQTAADLLGGLGLATMVPIIGVIAGTGAIGPEIDDGSVVYLLSKPIKRPTIIFTKLIVAIAVTMVFSALPTLIAGFILNGNGQQIAVAYTVAALVSSIAYAALFLLLGTVSRHAVVFGLVYALVWEALFGSLVPGARTLSVQQWSLAVAHKVAGGDLVTSDVGLTTATVLLVVVTVLATWYAGQKLRALTLAGEE, via the coding sequence ATGTACGACCCCACAGTCGCCCGGCTCACCTACCGGGCCCTGCTCGGCCGCCGTCGGGCCCTCATCCTGGGCGCCCTGCCCCTGCTGCTGATCGCGATCTCCGTGGTCGTCCGGGCCCTGACCGGCGCCGACGACCAGACGGCCGCCGACCTGCTGGGCGGTCTCGGGCTGGCCACGATGGTGCCGATCATCGGTGTCATCGCCGGCACCGGCGCGATCGGCCCGGAGATCGACGACGGCTCCGTGGTCTACCTGCTGTCCAAGCCCATCAAACGGCCGACGATCATCTTCACCAAGCTGATCGTGGCGATCGCGGTGACGATGGTGTTCTCGGCCCTGCCGACGCTGATCGCCGGTTTCATCCTCAACGGCAACGGCCAGCAGATCGCCGTGGCCTACACGGTCGCGGCCCTGGTCTCCTCCATCGCCTACGCGGCCCTGTTCCTGCTGCTGGGCACGGTGTCCCGGCACGCGGTGGTCTTCGGGCTCGTCTACGCCCTGGTGTGGGAGGCCCTGTTCGGCTCCCTGGTGCCGGGCGCGCGCACCCTCAGCGTCCAGCAGTGGTCGCTGGCCGTCGCCCACAAGGTGGCCGGCGGTGACCTGGTCACCTCGGACGTCGGACTGACGACGGCGACGGTGCTGCTGGTCGTGGTGACCGTCCTGGCCACCTGGTACGCGGGACAGAAGCTGCGGGCGCTGACCCTGGCGGGCGAGGAGTAG